The region CTtgaaattaactgaaataaagtagtttaacattttattattttgaattaTAATTTTTATCTCTTTTATGTTAGTAGTTTCATAATTTGTAAATATAGCATAAATACCTGTGTTTGGAGTTTCaaaaattttagcatttttaGTACTTCTTAATTTCAACTTGTAAGATTTAAgtttgtatgtatgtaaattaaAAGAAGATACCACGTCaggttctttaatttttttataataatattgttattaagAATAGTGATAATATTGATATATGACATTCGCTACAGTTGCTATTTTATATTAAaacaattgttaaaaaaaattaactgaaataaaataaaaaattaataataatattaccttattatttcaaaaacaccactatatatatattcttACAATAcctgaaaaattaatgataaatatTATTACTCCTTAGGTACATGTGGAATGATGGTCAGTACATACTTTGGCAACACATAGCTCAGCTATTTTATCAAGATGCTGAAAATGGTTTAAAGTTGTTGCCAAGAATAACCTTTGACCATATTAAGCTGAATTCATATTCTACGATGCGTGTGAATCTGGTAGCCCAAGTACTTAGTGCAACAGTGGCAGCAGTGATGAGATCATTTGGCTCTCCAgatgcaacagcaacagcaaagTTGTGTGAAATGATGGATTCATTCTTTGATTGCCTTAATGTCCGCAGCACAACAGAGTACCAGAGGaaaagaaagccatttcttGCTCCGTACACATCAGTGAATGACCAAAGATTTGCCTTGTTGGAGAATGATTTCCTTGGATATCTGAGGGATTGGAAAGAGAGCATTGCCAACCGCCCTGGGGAGTTCTCTAATAATGCCCGAATCCGTATGTTTATATCCAAGCAAACCCATGAAGGATTACAGATAACAGCACACTCAGTTGCAGAAGCAACTAAGTTTTTACTGAATGAAGGCATGCAGTATGTATTGACCGAGAGATTCTGTCAGGATTCTGTCGAGGAGTACTTCGGTAACCAAAGGAAGTTTGGACGAAGAAGCGACAACCCAGATATAAAAGCATTTGggtacaataataatactatCAGAGTTCAACGTGCAGTCTCCTGCCAATCTGGCAACACACGAGGGAGAAAAGACAGGGACAAAGCATGGGTTAATGTTTCTAATGACCCAGTTCCAAAGAAGAAGAGTAAAAAGGAAAAAGCTAATTAACACTTCTAGTGATGGTAGCATGTAAACAAAAGCAAGAttataatgaaatttaaatTATGATATAGAGTATCTATTTATGAGATAAGTAACATTAATTCTGCTTTTGAGTGTACTTAACTAAAAATAGGTATCCTACATCATTCAAAGGTTATAGTTCCTCTACTATGATAATTCCAGTGCATACTTAATTATAACATGGAGCTCTTGATGGAAAATGTTTTTGCATCTATGAATATCCAATTTCGTTTTTCTGATTAGAATGTTTGCTTTACTTTAGAAATTTCAACAATAGTACGAGGTGAATATTTTGTTTGATAAAAACTACTAATTCAGCCCCCGGATTGGCTGTGCCACTAGAAGTCTATTTGTGATAGACATGTAGTAGCAAAGTGCTGGTTTTGATAGCATTTCAACATTATTACATCCTTTTATTGGACCTtgcttttaataaaacaataattacacCTTCGGCCTCTTGCACACTCGCAGACCATTCAGGCTAAAGGACTATGGCTAATAATTTATGAGAAATAATTTATCAATTCAAAATGTTACAATATGACCATTAAAATAGTCAATATAAccattaagaataaaaagtaacaacactatccgacgtttcggagtcagacatgaccccattatcaaggttaaactgtactggaaagTTCGCAATTTAAATGTaacgggcgttaggtcaaaacaaagacatgcataaatggaaattaaacgatagttgacactaagatatttacaatttttgcgaactttccagtacagtttaaccttgataatggggtcatgtctgactccgaaacgtcggatagtgttgttactttttattcttaatacgtTTTCTAAATCGATCCTTCTTAATATAACCATTAATATCAAATAATGTTCATTCCTATGACTGTCTTTCAATTTCATTCTCTTTGCTAGCCCTGCATATTTCCTTGCGCAGTGCCTTTTCTTTAAGTTGTTTGGAATTGATCTTGTGTTTCTGGATGGCATCCTCGGCAAATGAAAAGCAGCGTACTTTTACATATAAATAAACAATGTTATGTAATGCATCTTTGGCAATACTTTTATCTGCAATTAATTCAGATTCAGACAACATTGCATCATATGCTGATACCAACTGAATATCACAAACAGACCTGGATTCAATAATAGAAATATCAATATTGTGAAGGCTCCTAGAGGTCACAATCCTAAAATGATGTTCTATCCTCTCAAAAATTAATTGGGAATATTTAGAAATGGACCAAAGTCCACCTCGGTTTAAAGAGGAAGTAAGTTTCTGGTTTTCCATATCATTGTGGTTTTCCAC is a window of Montipora foliosa isolate CH-2021 chromosome 5, ASM3666993v2, whole genome shotgun sequence DNA encoding:
- the LOC138004613 gene encoding uncharacterized protein, which translates into the protein MYERLIKSGNAEKFYSNFYPSIVLNSTKVFEGLSRHAATLLTTKVADCMLAQSKEKFETIITDSPPKLSERETAGLQYVGGYVLHKLYNKHKNKKSRESEQTASILKAGKVENHNDMENQKLTSSLNRGGLWSISKYSQLIFERIEHHFRIVTSRSLHNIDISIIESRSVCDIQLVSAYDAMLSESELIADKSIAKDALHNIVYLYVKVRCFSFAEDAIQKHKINSKQLKEKALRKEICRASKENEIERQS